A portion of the Doryrhamphus excisus isolate RoL2022-K1 chromosome 20, RoL_Dexc_1.0, whole genome shotgun sequence genome contains these proteins:
- the pno1 gene encoding RNA-binding protein PNO1, translated as MDTTTNTEMDARTDEQNDTDSFIKVKSKKSQKRKHDPADMDTDGPAASKRPQFPPISAENLRGADQMRKVAVPAHRYTPLKDNWMKIYSPIVENLHLQVRFNLKTRHVEIKTCKETQDISALTKASDFVKAFVLGFQIEDALALIRLDELFIETFDITDVKPLKGDHLSRAIGRIAGKGGKTKFTIENVTKTRIVLAETKVHILGSFQNIKMARTAICNLILGSPPSKVYGNIRVVASRAAERF; from the exons ATGGACACGACAACAAATACAGAAATGGACGCTCGCACAGATGAACAAAATGACACCGACTCCTTTATTAAAGTGAAGTCTAAAAAGAGCCAAAAGCGGAAACACGATCCAGCAGACATGGACACGGACGGACCAGCAGCTAGCAAGAGGCCACAGTTTCCACCTATTTCTGCAGAAAATCTAAGG ggGGCGGATCAGATGCGTAAAGTGGCCGTCCCTGCCCATAGGTACACCCCACTGAAGGACAATTGGATGAAAATCTACTCCCCCATCGTGGAAAACCTGCATCTTCAAGTTAGATTCAACCTCAAAACACGACACGTTGAAATTAAA ACTTGCAAAGAGACACAGGACATCAGCGCACTCACAAAAGCATCAGATTTTGTTAAAGCTTTCGTTCTGGGATTCCAGATAGAA GATGCGCTGGCCCTCATCAGACTAGACGAGCTCTTTATAGAAACCTTTGATATCACAGACG TGAAACCACTGAAAGGAGACCACTTGTCCAGAGCCATTGGAAGGATAGCAGGCAAAGGAGGAAAAACTAAATTCACCATCGAGAACGTCACAAAGACTCGCATTGTATTGGCAGAAAC AAAAGTGCACATATTGGGCTCCTTTCAAAACATTAAGATGGCCCGAACCGCCATATGTAACCTCATCCTCG GAAGTCCACCTTCGAAGGTCTACGGCAACATCCGAGTGGTCGCTAGTCGAGCGGCTGAGAGATTCTGA
- the dnaaf10 gene encoding dynein axonemal assembly factor 10, whose protein sequence is MSSPLSKPQIIAHIQKSLNYTVFDCKWIPCSSKFVCMGNFPRGTGVMQIYEMQHGEAQLIKEVEKPKPIKCGTFGATSLRQRHIATGDFDGHLNIWNLEVPDIPVYTVKAHKEIVNAIDGVGGLGIGDGAPEIVTGSRDGTVKVWDPRQRDSPVANMQPVEGDAKRDCWTVAFGHSFNDQDRCVCAGYDNGDIKLFDLRNMSLRWETNIKNGVCCVEFDRKDINMNKLVATSLEGKFHVFDMRTQHPTKGFASVSEKAHKSTIWQVKHLPQNREIFLTTGGSGSLHLWKYEYPAQRSKPDSDGTSVGVAGTVNLLQNVTLSTQPVASLDWSPDKQGLCVCAGFDQSVRVLIVTKLNLV, encoded by the exons ATGTCATCGCCACTTTCGAAGCCCCAAATCATCGCGCACATCCAGAAAAGTTTAAACTACACAGTGTTTGACTGTAAATGGATCCCGTGTAGTTCCAAGTTTGTGTGTATGGGCAACTTTCCAAGAGGAACCGGAGTGATGCAAATCTATGAAATGCAGCATGGAGAGGCTCAGCTTATCAAAGag GTAGAGAAGCCCAAGCCCATCAAATGCGGCACATTTGGGGCCACATCTCTCCGACAAAGACACATAGCAACGGGTGATTTTGACGGACATCTAAATATATG GAACCTGGAAGTACCTGACATCCCGGTGTACACTGTAAAGGCTCACAAAGAGATAGTGAACGCTATTGATGGCGTCGGGGGCCTGGGGATCGGTGACGGCGCGCCTGAGATTGTCACTGGAAGCAGAGATG GCACAGTCAAAGTATGGGACCCTCGTCAGCGGGACTCACCCGTGGCCAACATGCAACCCGTTGAAGGAGACGCCAAGAGGGACTGCTGGACTGTCGCATTCG GTCACTCCTTCAATGACCAGGACcgatgtgtgtgtgctggttaCGACAACGGCGACATCAAACTGTTTGACCTGCGGAATATGTCCTTGCGGTGGGAGACCAACATCAAGAATGGG GTTTGCTGCGTGGAGTTCGACAGGAAAGACATCAACATGAACAAGCTGGTGGCCACCTCGCTGGAGGGGAAATTCCACGTCTTCGACATGAGGACTCAGCACCCCACCAAAGGCTTTGCCTCCGTGTCAGAAAAG GCTCATAAATCCACCATCTGGCAGGTGAAACATTTACCTCAGAACAGAGAGATCTTTCTAACCACAGGTGGATCAGGAAGCCTTCATCTATGGAAATA CGAGTATCCTGCTCAGAGAAGCAAGCCGGATTCAGACGGCACCAGTGTGGGCGTAGCCGGGACGGTCAACCTCTTACAGAACGTCACGCTGTCCACTCAACCAGTTGCCAGTCTGGACTGGAGCCCCGACAAACAaggcttgtgtgtttgtgctggaTTTGACCAGTCTGTGCGCGTGCTCATTGTCACTAAACTCAATTTGGTGTGa
- the c1d gene encoding nuclear nucleic acid-binding protein C1D, which yields MAADDMTDDYPNEIDEQLKGFDSSVSAVKTMLDKLMSVPRNDQQQKLDPLDQAKLDLMSVYTLNSLYWMYLVTQGVNPRDHGVKQELERIRKYMNRVKEITDKKKAARLDKGAAGRFLRHALADPKERESKKKAAASGKTSDVTPSKRAKKS from the exons ATGGCCGCCGATGACATGACGGACGATTACCCTAACGAGATAGACGAGCAGCTGAAAGGGTTCGACTCGTCTGTGTCTGCTGTTAAAACCATGTTGGACAAACTGATGTCGGTACCCAGGAATGATCAGCAGCAGAAG CTGGACCCGCTGGACCAGGCCAAGCTGGATCTAATGTCTGTTTACACCCTCAATTCTTTATACTGGA TGTACTTAGTAACACAAGGTGTCAATCCCAGAGATCATGGCGTCAAACAGGAACTG GAACGAATCAGGAAGTACATGAACAGAGTGAAGGAGATCACAGACAAGAAGAAAGCAGCCCGTCTGGATAAAGGAGCCGCCGGCCGCTTTCTAAGGCATGCCCTCGCTGATCCGAAAGAGCGAGAATCCAAGAAAAAGGCAGCGGCGTCCGGCAAAACCTCAGATGTGACGCCATCAAAGCGTGCAAAGAAGAGTTGA
- the LOC131108024 gene encoding calcineurin subunit B type 1: MGNEASYPLEMCSHFDADEIKRLGKRFKKLDLDNSGSLSVEEFMSLPELQQNPLVQRVIDIFDTDGNGEVDFKEFIEGVSQFSVKGDKEQKLRFAFRIYDMDKDGYISNGELFQVLKMMVGNNLKDTQLQQIVDKTIINADKDGDGRISFEEFCAVVGGLDIHKKMVVDV; this comes from the exons ATG GGAAATGAAGCCAGTTACCCCCTGGAGATGTGCTCGCATT TCGATGCTGATGAGATTAAGCGGCTGGGGAAACGCTTTAAGAAACTAGACCTCGATAACTCGGGCTCGCTCAGCGTGGAGGAGTTCATGTCGCTGCCGGAACTGCAACAGAACCCTCTGGTGCAGAGGGTCATCGACATATTCGACACTGACGGCAACGGGGAAGTGGACTTTAAAG AGTTCATCGAGGGCGTGTCGCAGTTCAGCGTCAAAGGCGACAAGGAACAGAAACTTCGAT TCGCCTTCCGAATCTACGACATGGACAAGGACGGCTACATCTCCAACGGCGAGCTCTTCCAGGTTTTGAAGATGATGGTGGGAAACAACCTGAAGGACACGCAGCTCCAGCAGATTGTGGACAAGACCATCATCAACGCCGACAAGGACGGCGACGGCAGGATATCCTTTGAAGAATTCTGCGCC GTGGTCGGCGGTCTGGATATACACAAAAAGATGGTGGTGGACGTGTGA